The Osmerus eperlanus chromosome 20, fOsmEpe2.1, whole genome shotgun sequence DNA segment GGtaggaagagagtcagacatgaggaagagagtcagacatgaggaagagtcAAACATGTGGAAGAGAGTCagacaaggaggaagagagtcagacatgaggaagagagtcagacatggaggaagagagtcagacatggaggaagagagtcagacatgaggaagagtctgacatgaggaagagagtcagacatgaggaagagattcagacatggaggaagggagtcagacatgaggaagagagtcagacatgaggaagagagtcagacatgagaaagagtcagacatgaggaagagagtcagaggaGCATGTGTGTTACCTTCTCCTGTGTGTCAGCAGCAGTGGAGTCTGAGGAAATACAAGTAAGAGTTAGACACATCTTCCACCACGCTGatactgattggttggttgtttCGGTTTTTATTTGGTTAGTAGATTAGTTGGTGGATGGATGCATGTATGTATAAATAGATAAATGTATACAGTAGATAGATGGATGATGGTTTATTTACCAGAGCTGCTGATTGTCCAGGAGAAGACCTTCATCAAACCATAGAGTCCCAGCGCCACGGCAACCATCGCCATGGAATCCTCAATAGAGGGAGTGCTGATTCCtgggagcgacagagagaaaaagagaaaaagaaagagaaatgagACCATATGAATCATACTCTTCTATTAAATCATCAACATATCACATTttacttttttctttcattatcAATGTGATCTGTCAGTCAGTGTCAGACTCAGTCAGTCACTGTAAGACTATACTCTGCAGTATCTCAGTCACATTACATAGGCCATTGTAAATACACTTACACAGTACTTTACATAGTATCATAAACGATGTGTTATGAATCTCATAAAATGGTTAAAGGCTGTGATAGGCCAGCGGTTCCGCTCCTCTCACCAATCACGTTGAGGGAGACGCTGACTCGTCGGGTGCCCCCCTGGTGGACGGCCACACAGCTGACCTGCCCCCCCcgctcaccccccaccctggcTGGGTCCAGCTCCAGACGGGAGCGCTGGCTGTAGGTGCCGTCAGAGGCCTGCCTGTGGCCCGTCACGCTGCCCCGGCCCAGGTCCTGGACCCCCCCTGCCCCGCTCAGctcccagcccagctccagggACAGGGGGGCGAAGCCTGACGCCTCACACTGCACCACCACCAGCTGGCCCGGGGCggagagggggagcggggaggggaagatggagagggaggggggctctgggagagacagaggaggagagatatacacagaggagagggagaggagagatgcatgaaggaggagagagacagagaggagagagagggaggaggagagagagaaagaggaggagagattacagggaggagagagagaggaggagagatatacacagaggagagggaggaggagagagacaaagaggaggagagagagagaggaggagagatacaggaaggaggagagagagaggaggagagatatacagagaggagagggagggaaatagagagagggagggacaaccAGAAGAAAGGAGTGGGGTTTTAAAGTAGGATCACCACTTTCATGCTCTGGTATTGTCCATAATGTAGGAGGTTGTTACTGTCAATAACAATTAGTGCATGAATAACTCTTAAATGAATCTTCATGCTGCAGCctcactctccatctccagATATGTTTATAATATGAATGTCCTATTTTAATAGTATATTTACAGTGCATATAAGTGTAATGTAGCTGAGTCTCACCCACTATCTCCAGGTCCACCGCCACCTGAGCCAGCAGATAGGGCAGATACACCGTGCAGATGTACGTTCCAGAGTGGCGCACCTGGGCTTCCTGCAGGATCAGTGATGCGTTTCCTGTCTTGTGGAGGGCGTCGATGTCCAGCCCCGCCCCTGCCTCCCAGGTATCAGCCAATCGGTCGCCCTTGCCGTCGTAGGCCAGGACCAATCGTCCGTCGCCCCTGAACTGGTACCGCCACTCCACAGCAAAGCCCGAcccggagaggggagaggaggggtccaccCAGAACCCACAGTCCAGGAGAACCGGTTCTCCCAGTCTGGACTGGACCCTCACGGTTCTGCTGGACACACTGAGGATCACTGGGGGGGgacggaggcaggcaggcaggcagggagaagaggaaggaaggagggagggggcaaagAAAAAAGTGGAAAGGAGGAGAATGAGAACATCAGACTGATCTTGCATTGATGTTAACCTCTCCCAGTCTCAGCTGGTCTGTATCTAATGTAGATGTATGTACCTTGGGGTTCTGTAGTTGCCGTGGGAGCACGCATGACACTGGACAGGGTCAGCTGTCTGTCAAGGCCCTGCAAGGCAGCAGAGTACCAATCAGCTTGCAGGTAGACGGGGCTGAGGGCAGAGTCTGTTAGCGGAGTGGCCCATTGGACGGTGGAGGGCTGAGGCAGGAAGGGGTTGAGCTCACACTGGGGTTTCTCCACAGCACCCCctggtgggtggagagaggagtggcAGAAGGTGGCAGCAGGGTCTGGAACACACAGGAATCACAAGAGGGATTCTTTTATCAGTGAGATGTGACATATCAACCAGCTTTACCGTATCTTTAAACTAAACTGACTGAGGTTAGAAGTCACTGCTGGTTTTCCAACTAAAGGGCATCTCAGTGTGTCAAACATGATCTGAACCACCTCCTCTATCTTCTCACACTCATATCATTTCAACACATCCAGTGACTGTTAAAACCGACCTGTGATGTAGTAGACCCTCTCTGGGTTTATGTCTGACGATGGTTTCAGTGACCCGGTTCCCTGGATTTCTGGGTCGGTTCCGATGACCAACAGAGATTTCTCCTGGGTCATAGCCGCAGGGAACCCTCTGCCTGGCTTCTCTTGCACGAACCAGCACTCCAGAACCGGGCAAGTCGACGCACcgactggaggaggagacagcgATAGCTTGTTTTGCGCATTTAAGATAGCTATGCAAATCAACTTTTAAGACAAACTGTTCACATATCTTAAACATATATGAAAAATAACTGTAAAGGTTTTCTTTACATGAAAGCATATATGACGTCCGCCAGAGCTGCAAATTGCTTTGGCTTACCGTGCATGAAGTAAGTTAGTGCAAGCAAAGAAAGCTTGTAAATTGTCGAAATATTTGCCATGATTGTTGTCGATGGACAGTTGTACCAATCTGTCTGCAGTTTTAAGTTTTCACGAAGGCCTTTTCTTCACGAAGAAGTGTTTTGGTCGTTGGATTTCCCCTGAAATTCCACTTTTTGTTTCACTTTCACTTTGCACGCATTATCATCCACACGGTAGCGATCTAACACAATTTTTGGTCAGAGTACGTGAGTGAATAGAACAGTTAATGTGGGGTTATTTCAGGACATGATCCGATCCTGGAAAGCCAAATATTTTAAACATTGTGAATATTGCATCTTGAAACAGAATAGAACATTCTGCATGCCCTCATGATTTCTCTATGCATCTAAAATCATTTTAAAACAATCAAGGCCAACATGTTTTATTGCCTTTTACAGATTCTGATCTCAACTTGCTGTTGTTAAGCTCGCTTGTAATTAAACCTTAATTGACAAGAAATATGCCAGAATGAACCTGGTCTCAAGAATCCAGACTAACAGGGTGGCAAAAAGCATGTCATAGTTGAAAGAGAGCCATGTAAATAAAAGTGTGGCTCTGGGttgaaagacaggcagacatgaacCTCAAACCAACTTCCTGGTTGTCATTCTGTTGTTGCCAGTTGGCACAGAAACACTCAAAGTGGATCGACCAGCCAGTCAAGTGACCTGGCAGCTGATTTCTCAGAAACATCAGATGCAGTTTAGAGTTTCTACCTATTAGGGCGCTGTTACCCAGTTCATAAGAAGGGACTTTCCAGTCAtaaacggtctgtattcattgACTGGTTTCAATGCCTCACCGGGATCCATGGCTAAATGCTCTCAAGAATAAACATAACATCTAAATACAATGATGCCAGAACATTTGAAAATAGGGTAAACTACTTTAATACATGGTTGGCTCTTTTGTTTATGTTTGCATTACCATGGTGAATGGTGAAGTGCATGTTTCTTCTGAGAAGGCTGAAAGGTTTTAATGTCAGACAGGAGGTGTTAACAGTAATATACCGATCATCCTCACAATCAACGTTGCATCTTGATACAACTTCCTCACAAAGAAAAGTAAGAACAACTCAAGAATATCAAACAAGCAACCAAAATCACCTGCACcattcctctcactcctccactccaccattcctctcagtgtctgtgttagagctgaacaaaacatcGTTATTCTGACAATGTTGCAATAGAGATGTTTTAATATTCCCTCAGCTATGTGTATAAGGATGTGGAAAGTCATAAGAAAGTATACAGTCCTGCACAGTGTTGACCATCTCAGGACTAGAGAAGAGATGACACTCAAAATGGAGGAAGGAACAGGGTGTGACCCTTATCCACCATCTTCTCCATCCGtatcgtgtgtgggtgtgtctgcatgttgtgCAGACAGGTACTTTCCAAACCTTTGCTGCGTTATGTGGTTTTATTGCTGCATTTTACAGCTTGACGCTGTTCAACTAAACCATATCGATATCCAGATtgttctcttctttctttcggTTTACTGCATGTTTTATTTGATATAATTGGAGACTACTTAGTTTTGTTTCGTATCCCACATACACCCATCAAAACCATTTGAATACATACATCAGGATGGATCTTTTAAAAACTAGTAAATTATTTCTCAGGTTTTGTGTCATAGACCAACTGCATTTCTTAAAGCAAGACCTCCTATAGTTCACTCATAAAGGCATTATTGTCGGCTCCACTGTTTATGGTCCCAAACATACATATACAACATTCATACTGTCAGTGTCATTTTGTGCTACTTTCACAAATTTTAACTAATGTTAAACTGTATGTTTTTATAGTACAATACATTCTAGTACTTTAAATGATTTCTAAATGTAGTTTGGTTGTGACCAACccttacaggacacacacacacacacactctgtaagtCAAGCAGACAAAAATATCCTCTGGTGTTCAGACACAGAGGCCTCATTACACCCTGGCTCCAGCACAACATGACAAAGACTCATTCTGTAAAGTAAAGTCTATAGGTAGGATTTAAGACATAGCTGAAAGGAAGAGAACTATAGCCAAAACATTGACGATGGTTACAGGATGGGTTGACCAAACCACCACAGGTTACGTAGTCTCATACTTTTCATTACAGAATGAAGCTGTTTGGGATGCAGTTGTTTTCAGAAACTTGATCTTCCTTCAACACTCAGGCTGCAAAACAACCAAAGGTCATAATAACACCTGACCAATTTAAGACTGACATAAAcctctggagaaaaaaaataatttaacaAAACAACTGAGCAATGATCTTGCATATTTTCTTCTGACGATTCTATCCAACATACAATCATATTTGAATAATAGCCCTATCCTGAGGCTTTTGGACAATATCCTCTGACTTGCAAACTGTAGCATAAACAGGCCATAGAAGAGATTTGCACAGTAGCTCTTACTTTTGGTTTCCATAACAAACCTCTGCTGCTAAATTTGCCTTGGATTTTAATGACGCGCAGCAGCTATCTTAATTTCCATTGGCTCAAACCCCCAGAATACTAATATTTACCGGTGAGAGGCTCTGAACTCTCTTCATTGTCGCTGTACTTCTACATAGTGTAGGTCAGTTTTTGTCCGTTCTGATTCAGCAAAAAGTGTAGAGTTAAGTTCTTGTTTAGTAACATTCACCACCGGCTAACATCAAAATGAAGctcccttttcttctctttctcggGATATACGGAGCTCACGCGGGTAAGCAAATTATAAATTACAAAACTATATTTACATGGCGTGAATGTTCTTATGTAGCTAATATATGTAAAGTAAaaatgttaaaagttaatcGAATATGCGATTATTTAGTTTGCCTAATCTGTTTGCTATCTAGCGTTAGAGATATTAGACTAGTTAATTGACTGAATGCTGGCGTTTATTTTCAtcagtaggctatagcctatagCCTAAATGTAGGTGTTTTCCTTTAACAGCGTATTGAAATGCAATTAGATCTGTAACAAGTAGCCTACAACGTAGATGAAAGCCCCATGTGTTACTTAGGCCTATCAATCGAACTATCTTATAGGCTAAGCATATTACAGAGGATTATTTGTGGGTTATAGCTACATCTGCTTGGTACAAGCCGTAATATGTGCAGTACGGTGTTTATTGctaacaaaaacctttataGTTACCAACGGCCTATATGGCTCTATTCTGCTCTTTGAGTAACCACTTTGTAACATGGCTGTGTCCGTTCTGCCTGGTAACTAGTTACACCTACAGGTAggaagatttacatttagtcatttagcagacgctcttatccagggcgacttacagtaagtacatggacattctccccgaggcaagtagggtgaaggacCCTGATCAGGGCTGATCTGTAAATAACAAGATGGATTTAATAACTTGATGTTCTTCTGATGTTTACACATTGTAAAAGTGAAACAGTTAATGTGGTGCTTCAAATAAGGACTTCTATTTGTGTTGATGTTTTAGTGGTCTCTCTGCCCATGCAAGTCTTTTTCCTCACTGACGGCTCTACATCAGGTTACACGTGGATGTTCTGCAttttacaattaaacaattaaattccatAAATCAAATAGGTCAGGACAGAATCTGTCACATTTTGAGACCCATATACAATCTCATTCATAAAATTGATGTATATGTTGTTAATGTGGCCAGTGGGACATCTTTAGAGGATACACTACATCTGCTTCACATCAGACTTGACTCGACTATACTCATCTTTTTGTGTTTAATAGTTAAGTTTAGGTTCAGTCCCTGTTCATAAGGCTTTCACATGAGAATCATTATGTAGAAGATACTTCAGTCTCTGGACTTTGAGAATGTAATGTCACTGTTACAAGCCATGCATGTGTAATATCAGGTATGCATCATTTATGCATAATTTGGTCATCTTACTTTATTGCAGATAGGGTCAGGGTGGTTTCTTGAATGTTTCTTTGAACATAGTTGGTCAGACTTATGAGGCATTTGATTGTTATGAAATAGCAAGATGGTTTTAATAACCTGTTGATCTTTGGATGAATTTCCTACTGTAGTGGCATGGCTATCTTAAATCATATTCCAATTTCCATCAACGCCTCTAATGTACCATGAAAGACTACATAGACAAAAAGTTTCATAGTCTGACGTCAGTTTTTGGTAGgtttaaaaaaactaaacataaATTCATGTGATCTGCTCTCTCTGGTTCTGATAAAAGATCTAATCTTCTCAGTAGGTGCAGTAGGACAGTGGGACTTGAATAGGTGAAGCAAACTCTTGGTATCAGCTACTATGTTGCTCTGCTGTTCTGCATTTACAAAACTGGAGTGGGGTTATACGAGTTTGCCAATGTGTTAACTAGCACTGGACAAGTTAATAA contains these protein-coding regions:
- the LOC134006899 gene encoding tapasin-like, with product MANISTIYKLSLLALTYFMHVGASTCPVLECWFVQEKPGRGFPAAMTQEKSLLVIGTDPEIQGTGSLKPSSDINPERVYYITDPAATFCHSSLHPPGGAVEKPQCELNPFLPQPSTVQWATPLTDSALSPVYLQADWYSAALQGLDRQLTLSSVMRAPTATTEPQVILSVSSRTVRVQSRLGEPVLLDCGFWVDPSSPLSGSGFAVEWRYQFRGDGRLVLAYDGKGDRLADTWEAGAGLDIDALHKTGNASLILQEAQVRHSGTYICTVYLPYLLAQVAVDLEIVEPPSLSIFPSPLPLSAPGQLVVVQCEASGFAPLSLELGWELSGAGGVQDLGRGSVTGHRQASDGTYSQRSRLELDPARVGGERGGQVSCVAVHQGGTRRVSVSLNVIGISTPSIEDSMAMVAVALGLYGLMKVFSWTISSSDSTAADTQEKKEN